One region of Mycolicibacterium rhodesiae NBB3 genomic DNA includes:
- a CDS encoding nuclear transport factor 2 family protein, whose product MTSPTFSRDELVAAFENFEATVDRAAQTRDWDPWVEQYTPDVTYVEHAAGTMRGREEVRPWIWQTMETFPGSYMTSFPSLWSVFDESTGRVICELDNPMRDPGDGTIITATNISIITYAGDGLWRRQEDIYNPLRFVKATLKWCRKAQELGTLPDEAVAWMNQFGGQK is encoded by the coding sequence GTGACGAGCCCAACCTTCAGCCGCGACGAGCTGGTCGCGGCATTCGAGAATTTCGAGGCGACGGTCGATCGTGCCGCGCAGACCCGCGACTGGGATCCCTGGGTTGAGCAGTACACACCTGACGTCACATACGTCGAGCACGCCGCGGGAACGATGCGCGGCCGCGAAGAGGTGCGGCCATGGATCTGGCAGACGATGGAGACGTTCCCCGGTAGCTACATGACGTCGTTCCCGTCGCTGTGGTCGGTATTCGACGAGTCAACCGGTCGGGTCATCTGCGAGCTCGACAACCCGATGCGCGACCCGGGCGACGGCACCATCATCACGGCCACCAACATCTCGATCATCACGTACGCGGGCGACGGGCTGTGGCGCCGTCAGGAGGACATCTACAACCCGCTGCGGTTCGTCAAGGCGACGCTGAAGTGGTGCCGCAAGGCGCAAGAATTGGGCACGCTGCCCGACGAAGCCGTGGCCTGGATGAACCAGTTCGGCGGGCAGAAGTGA
- a CDS encoding NAD-dependent epimerase/dehydratase family protein — MTALVIGANGYLGSHVTRQLVESGHDVRVMVRDGANTIGIDDLTTTRFIGDIWDNDTLRAAMSGVDDVYYCVVDTRGWLRDPAPLFHTNVEGTRNVLEIAKDAGLHRFIFTSSYVTVGRRRGHVATEDDDIDGRSPTFRLRRLTPYVRSRVQAEKLVLSYAREQGPPAIAMCVSTTYGAGDWGGTPHGAIIAGAAFQKLPFVMDKIELEAVGVDDAARALLLAAEKGRIGERYLISEKMISNAEVVRIAAEAAGVGPPTKSIPLPLSYAMAALGSVKAKLRGTDEQLSLGSLRLMRAEAPVDCSKARRELGWEPRPVEESIREAARFWVGLREARRRSKSPSKGATG, encoded by the coding sequence GTGACCGCGCTGGTCATCGGCGCCAACGGCTATCTCGGGTCGCATGTCACGCGCCAGCTCGTCGAATCCGGTCACGATGTTCGCGTGATGGTGCGTGACGGCGCCAACACGATCGGTATCGACGACCTCACCACGACGCGGTTCATCGGCGACATCTGGGACAACGACACCCTGCGAGCGGCGATGTCCGGCGTCGACGACGTCTACTACTGCGTCGTCGACACCCGCGGTTGGCTGCGCGATCCGGCGCCGTTGTTCCACACAAACGTCGAAGGCACGCGCAACGTGCTCGAGATCGCGAAAGATGCTGGGCTGCACCGGTTCATCTTCACCAGCAGCTATGTCACCGTCGGCCGCAGGCGCGGGCACGTCGCCACCGAGGACGACGACATCGACGGAAGGTCGCCGACCTTTCGGCTCCGGAGATTGACCCCGTACGTCCGCTCACGCGTACAGGCCGAAAAGCTCGTGTTGTCCTATGCACGCGAGCAGGGGCCGCCCGCCATCGCGATGTGTGTGTCCACGACATATGGCGCAGGCGACTGGGGCGGTACCCCGCACGGCGCGATCATCGCGGGCGCGGCGTTTCAGAAGCTGCCGTTCGTGATGGACAAGATCGAACTGGAGGCGGTCGGTGTCGACGACGCGGCCCGCGCGCTGCTGCTGGCTGCCGAAAAAGGGCGGATCGGCGAGCGCTACCTGATCTCGGAGAAGATGATCAGTAACGCCGAGGTGGTGCGCATCGCTGCCGAGGCGGCCGGTGTTGGGCCGCCGACCAAGTCGATTCCGCTGCCCCTGTCCTACGCAATGGCAGCGCTGGGCAGCGTGAAGGCCAAGCTTCGCGGTACAGACGAACAATTGTCGTTGGGCTCGCTGCGGCTCATGCGTGCCGAGGCGCCCGTCGACTGCAGCAAGGCCCGGCGGGAATTGGGCTGGGAGCCGCGACCTGTCGAGGAGTCGATCCGTGAGGCGGCGCGGTTCTGGGTGGGGCTGCGCGAGGCAAGGCGTAGGAGCAAGTCCCCGTCGAAGGGGGCAACTGGCTAG